In Sporichthyaceae bacterium, a genomic segment contains:
- a CDS encoding polyprenyl synthetase family protein, producing the protein MSSLGFDPGPGLLDSRLTEELRAGLDAVEVLLRDSLKSEYPFVTETSRHLVDAGGKRFRPMLVLLAAQFGPNPQAAGVIPAAVVCEMTHLGTLYHDDVMDEATMRRGAVSANSRWGNTIAILTGDFLFARASDLLADLGPECVRIQARTFERLCTGQIKETVGPGEQDDPLAHYLSVVADKTGSLIATCARFGGMLSGADEQVVEQLSRFGERIGIAFQLSDDLLDVASTSEESGKTPGTDLREGVPTLPVLHALESKDPADQRLHELLRGDLDDDTRHPEALELLRAHPAMESARADVRAAADDARRVLVALPDMPARALLEFLCDVVVDRSN; encoded by the coding sequence ATGAGCAGTCTGGGCTTCGACCCCGGGCCGGGCCTGCTCGATTCCCGGTTGACCGAGGAACTGCGGGCCGGTCTCGACGCCGTCGAGGTCCTGCTGCGCGACTCGTTGAAGTCGGAGTACCCGTTCGTCACCGAGACCTCGCGGCACCTGGTCGATGCCGGCGGAAAGCGCTTCCGACCGATGCTGGTGCTGCTGGCCGCGCAGTTCGGCCCGAACCCGCAGGCCGCCGGGGTGATCCCGGCGGCGGTGGTCTGCGAGATGACGCACCTCGGGACGCTGTACCACGACGACGTTATGGACGAGGCGACGATGCGCCGCGGCGCCGTCAGCGCCAACTCGCGGTGGGGCAACACGATCGCGATCCTCACCGGCGACTTCCTGTTCGCCCGCGCCTCGGACCTGCTGGCCGACCTCGGCCCGGAGTGCGTCCGCATCCAGGCCCGGACGTTCGAGCGACTGTGCACCGGCCAGATCAAGGAGACGGTCGGACCGGGTGAGCAGGACGACCCGCTGGCGCACTACCTGTCCGTGGTTGCCGACAAGACCGGCTCGCTGATCGCCACCTGCGCCCGCTTCGGCGGGATGCTCTCCGGCGCCGACGAGCAGGTGGTCGAGCAGCTCAGCCGCTTCGGTGAGCGCATCGGCATCGCCTTCCAGCTCTCCGACGACCTGTTGGATGTCGCCAGCACCTCCGAGGAGTCCGGCAAGACGCCGGGCACCGACCTGCGCGAAGGCGTCCCGACCCTGCCGGTGCTGCACGCGCTGGAGTCCAAGGACCCGGCCGACCAGCGGTTGCACGAGCTGCTGCGCGGCGACCTCGACGACGACACGAGGCACCCCGAGGCCCTGGAGCTGCTGCGCGCCCACCCGGCCATGGAGTCGGCCCGCGCCGACGTCCGCGCCGCGGCCGACGACGCCCGCCGAGTCCTGGTCGCCCTGCCTGACATGCCCGCCCGCGCCCTGCTCGAGTTCCTCTGCGACGTCGTCGTCGACCGCAGCAACTGA
- the nuoK gene encoding NADH-quinone oxidoreductase subunit NuoK, protein MNPANYLYLSALLFTIGAAGVLIRRNAIIVFMCVELMLNATNLAFVTFSRKYGNLDGQIIAFFVMVVAAAEVVVGLAIIVTIFRTRRSASIDDANLLKY, encoded by the coding sequence GTGAACCCCGCGAACTACCTGTACCTGTCAGCGCTGTTGTTCACCATCGGCGCGGCCGGGGTCCTGATCCGCCGCAACGCGATCATCGTGTTCATGTGCGTCGAGCTCATGCTCAACGCCACCAACCTCGCGTTCGTGACCTTCTCCCGGAAGTACGGGAACCTCGACGGCCAGATCATCGCGTTCTTCGTGATGGTCGTCGCCGCGGCGGAGGTCGTCGTCGGTCTGGCGATCATCGTCACGATCTTCCGGACCAGACGCTCGGCATCCATCGACGACGCCAACCTGCTCAAGTACTGA
- the nuoH gene encoding NADH-quinone oxidoreductase subunit NuoH, with the protein MIAADLTVRQLTLLPTDHGGADGSHLAKFGHDVWWIMLIKVVAVFAFLMVITLFNIVFERRAVSWMNMRVGPNRVGWQGSLQSLADGIKLMLKEDIVPKAADKVVFVAAPIISATGAFLAFSVIPLGPEVTMFGHRTVLQLTDSPVAVLFVLAAASSAIYGIVLAGWSSGSTYPLLGGLRSTAQMISYELAMSMSFVAVFLYSGSMSTSEIVAAQKNLWFGIALLPSFLVYVISMVGETNRPPFDLPEAEGELVGGFHTEYSSIKFALFFLGEYISLTTVSALAITMFLGGWMAPWPLGGPIWAGANTGYWPLLWFLGKLLCLVFFFIWLRGTLPRLRYDQFMHFGWKVLIPASIGWILLVATIQGVRNEGYQVRNVVFVAAGVIVVALVLTWLWELTRRQPALPEVETAFDPFAGGYPVPPLPGQVAARISYGSTLLEGTALTLTSEADDA; encoded by the coding sequence GTGATCGCGGCTGACCTGACGGTCCGTCAGCTGACGTTGTTGCCGACCGACCACGGCGGTGCGGATGGTTCGCACCTCGCGAAGTTCGGCCACGACGTGTGGTGGATCATGCTCATCAAGGTGGTCGCGGTCTTCGCGTTCCTCATGGTGATCACCCTGTTCAACATCGTGTTCGAGCGCCGCGCGGTGTCCTGGATGAACATGCGCGTCGGCCCGAACCGGGTCGGCTGGCAGGGATCGCTGCAGTCGCTGGCCGACGGCATCAAGCTGATGTTGAAGGAAGACATCGTCCCGAAGGCGGCCGACAAGGTCGTGTTCGTGGCGGCGCCGATAATCTCCGCGACCGGTGCTTTTCTTGCCTTCTCGGTGATCCCGCTGGGGCCCGAGGTCACCATGTTCGGCCACCGAACCGTGCTGCAGCTGACCGACTCACCGGTAGCGGTGCTGTTCGTGCTGGCCGCGGCGTCGTCCGCGATCTACGGGATCGTGCTCGCCGGTTGGTCGTCCGGCTCGACCTACCCGTTGCTCGGCGGCCTGCGCTCGACGGCCCAGATGATCTCCTACGAGCTCGCGATGTCGATGTCGTTCGTCGCGGTGTTCCTGTACTCCGGCTCGATGTCGACCTCGGAGATCGTCGCCGCGCAGAAGAACCTCTGGTTCGGCATCGCGCTGCTGCCCTCCTTCCTCGTCTACGTGATCTCGATGGTCGGGGAGACCAACCGTCCGCCGTTCGACCTTCCCGAGGCCGAGGGCGAGTTGGTCGGTGGCTTCCACACCGAGTACTCCTCGATCAAGTTCGCGCTGTTCTTCCTCGGCGAGTACATCTCGTTGACCACGGTCTCGGCGCTGGCGATCACGATGTTCCTGGGTGGCTGGATGGCGCCGTGGCCGCTGGGCGGCCCGATCTGGGCCGGGGCGAACACCGGCTACTGGCCGTTGCTGTGGTTCCTCGGCAAGCTGCTGTGCCTGGTCTTCTTCTTCATCTGGCTGCGCGGGACGCTGCCCCGGCTTCGTTACGACCAGTTCATGCACTTCGGCTGGAAGGTGCTGATCCCGGCATCGATCGGCTGGATCCTGCTGGTCGCCACCATCCAGGGCGTGCGCAACGAGGGCTACCAGGTCCGCAACGTGGTCTTCGTGGCCGCCGGCGTGATCGTGGTGGCGCTGGTCCTCACCTGGCTGTGGGAACTGACTCGCCGTCAGCCTGCGCTGCCGGAGGTGGAAACGGCGTTCGACCCGTTCGCGGGCGGTTACCCGGTGCCACCACTGCCCGGCCAGGTCGCGGCGCGCATCTCGTACGGCTCCACGCTGCTCGAAGGCACCGCGCTGACGCTCACCTCGGAGGCAGACGATGCCTAG
- a CDS encoding NADH-quinone oxidoreductase subunit M → MSDFPILTVTAALPLVGAIAAAVTPRRDRETAKRIGLATSLVTLAFAIRAAVMFHENGPRYQLIENHQWIRQFGVSYALGVDGIGMVMVLLTAALMPIVLLGAWSELDSGENAQPERGGGSTGTFVAMLLVLESMAILQFAALDVFLFYVLFEAMLIPMYFLIGRYGGPQRQYAAVKFLLYNLLGGLLMLVGVIWIYFAGPGGDQAYLLPNLVGFHFGVHTARWMFLALFVAFAIKAPLWPFHTWLPDAAAEATPSNAVLLSGILDKVGVFGMLHLCLPLFPEASRWFAPTIVVLSVISIIYGALLAIGQADMKRLIAYMSVSHFGFIVLGIFVMTSQGHSGATLYMVNHAFATAGIFFAASFMMSRRGSRLISAYGGVQKVAPVLAGSLMFAGLANLSLPGMSTFISEFLVLVGTFTQYKVAGLVAVAGVLLAALYVLIYYQRTMTGELTPETENTPDLTLREILVVAPVMAVIIALGFFPKPLLDYINPSVEATLSTLQKTDPTPVHPAAAAAAGVSR, encoded by the coding sequence GTGTCCGACTTCCCCATCCTGACCGTCACCGCGGCGCTGCCGTTGGTCGGCGCGATCGCGGCCGCGGTCACCCCGCGCCGCGATCGGGAGACCGCCAAGCGCATCGGTCTGGCGACCTCGCTGGTCACGCTGGCGTTCGCGATCCGCGCGGCGGTGATGTTCCACGAGAACGGCCCGCGCTACCAACTGATCGAGAACCACCAGTGGATCCGACAGTTCGGCGTGAGCTACGCACTCGGCGTCGACGGCATCGGCATGGTCATGGTGCTGCTCACCGCGGCGCTGATGCCGATCGTGCTGCTCGGCGCCTGGTCCGAACTCGACAGCGGTGAGAATGCCCAGCCCGAACGTGGCGGCGGCTCGACCGGCACGTTCGTCGCGATGCTCCTGGTCCTGGAGTCGATGGCGATCCTGCAGTTCGCCGCGCTGGACGTGTTCCTGTTCTACGTCCTGTTCGAGGCGATGCTGATCCCGATGTACTTCCTGATCGGGCGCTACGGCGGCCCGCAACGGCAGTACGCCGCGGTGAAGTTCCTGCTCTACAACCTGCTCGGCGGCCTGCTGATGCTGGTGGGCGTCATCTGGATCTACTTCGCCGGCCCCGGTGGCGACCAGGCCTACCTGTTGCCGAACCTGGTCGGCTTCCACTTCGGGGTCCACACCGCTCGATGGATGTTCCTGGCGCTGTTCGTCGCCTTCGCGATCAAGGCTCCGCTGTGGCCGTTCCACACCTGGCTGCCGGACGCCGCGGCCGAGGCGACGCCCAGCAACGCGGTACTGCTGTCCGGAATCCTCGACAAGGTCGGGGTGTTCGGGATGCTGCACCTGTGCCTGCCGCTGTTCCCGGAGGCCTCGCGCTGGTTCGCGCCGACGATCGTGGTGCTCTCGGTCATCAGCATCATCTACGGCGCGCTGCTGGCGATCGGCCAGGCCGACATGAAGCGGCTGATCGCCTACATGTCGGTGTCGCACTTCGGCTTCATCGTGCTGGGCATCTTCGTGATGACCTCGCAGGGCCACTCCGGCGCGACGCTGTACATGGTCAACCACGCGTTCGCGACCGCGGGCATCTTCTTCGCTGCCTCGTTCATGATGTCCCGTCGCGGTTCCCGGCTGATCTCGGCCTACGGTGGCGTGCAGAAGGTTGCCCCGGTGCTGGCCGGTTCGCTGATGTTCGCCGGCCTGGCCAACCTGTCGCTGCCGGGGATGTCGACGTTCATCAGCGAGTTCCTGGTGCTGGTCGGGACGTTCACCCAGTACAAGGTGGCAGGCCTGGTCGCCGTCGCCGGTGTTCTGCTCGCCGCGCTCTACGTGTTGATCTACTACCAACGCACGATGACCGGAGAGCTCACCCCGGAGACCGAGAACACCCCCGATCTGACGCTGCGTGAGATCCTGGTCGTCGCGCCGGTGATGGCCGTGATCATCGCCCTGGGCTTCTTCCCGAAGCCGCTGCTGGACTACATCAACCCCAGCGTCGAGGCGACCTTGAGCACATTGCAGAAGACCGATCCCACGCCGGTGCATCCGGCCGCCGCTGCTGCCGCAGGAGTGTCCCGTTGA
- the nuoN gene encoding NADH-quinone oxidoreductase subunit NuoN — protein MRTLAAVFAQNPGIRIPAPHIEYYEISPILVVFGVATVGVLVEAFVPRTSRLLMQTVLSLGGLLAAFVLVCMLHDRTMTAAEGALAIDGMTLFLQGSILLLGVMAVLLLAERKLEPGGAFATQAATVPGSSAERTADATGWTQTEIFPLTLFAIGGMLVFPAANDLLLMFVALEVLSLPLYVMCGLARRRRLLSQEASMKYFLLGAFSSAFFLYGIAMLYGYAGSVDLSKIAAAVSGSSNNDALLLIGMALVGVGLLFKVGAVPFHAWTPDVYQGAPTPVTAFMAAATKVAAFGALIRVYYVGLGGEKWDWHPMIWAVAIATMLFGSLVAIVQTDVKRMLAYSSIAHAGFILVGVAATNQRGLSATMFYLVTYGFSTLAAFAIVSLVRDGGQEATHLSQWAGLGRRSPVVAGAFALLLLAFAGIPLTSGFAGKFAVFSAAISAGATPLVVVGVISSAIAAFFYARVIVLMFFSAPVADGPRVVVPSALTTISVALGVAVTVVLGLAPQPVLDLANNAAYLVR, from the coding sequence TTGAGAACCTTGGCGGCGGTCTTCGCCCAGAATCCCGGCATCCGGATCCCGGCGCCGCACATCGAGTACTACGAGATCTCGCCGATCCTCGTGGTGTTCGGGGTCGCGACCGTGGGTGTGCTCGTCGAGGCGTTCGTCCCGCGGACCAGCCGACTGCTCATGCAGACAGTGCTCTCCCTCGGCGGTCTGCTCGCCGCGTTCGTGCTCGTCTGCATGCTGCACGACCGGACGATGACTGCGGCCGAGGGTGCGCTGGCCATCGACGGCATGACGTTGTTCCTGCAGGGCTCGATCCTGCTGCTCGGCGTCATGGCGGTCCTGCTGCTGGCCGAGCGCAAGCTCGAGCCCGGTGGCGCGTTCGCCACCCAGGCCGCCACCGTGCCCGGCTCGTCGGCCGAACGCACGGCTGACGCGACCGGCTGGACGCAGACCGAGATCTTCCCGCTGACGCTGTTCGCGATCGGCGGCATGCTGGTGTTCCCGGCGGCCAACGACCTGCTGCTGATGTTCGTCGCGCTGGAGGTCCTGTCGCTGCCGCTGTACGTGATGTGCGGCCTGGCCCGGCGGCGGCGCCTGCTGTCGCAGGAAGCCTCGATGAAGTACTTCCTGCTGGGCGCGTTCTCCTCGGCATTCTTCCTCTACGGCATCGCGATGCTCTACGGCTACGCGGGCAGCGTCGACCTGTCGAAGATCGCCGCGGCTGTCTCCGGCTCGTCGAACAATGACGCGCTGCTGCTGATCGGGATGGCGCTGGTCGGTGTCGGCCTGCTGTTCAAGGTCGGCGCGGTCCCGTTCCACGCCTGGACCCCGGACGTCTACCAGGGCGCCCCGACGCCGGTCACCGCGTTCATGGCCGCGGCCACCAAGGTCGCCGCGTTCGGCGCGCTGATCCGGGTCTACTACGTGGGCCTCGGCGGCGAGAAGTGGGACTGGCACCCGATGATCTGGGCCGTCGCGATCGCGACGATGCTGTTCGGGTCGCTGGTCGCGATCGTGCAGACCGACGTCAAGCGCATGCTGGCGTACTCGTCGATCGCCCACGCCGGGTTCATCCTGGTGGGCGTCGCGGCGACGAACCAGAGGGGCCTGTCGGCCACGATGTTCTACCTGGTCACGTACGGCTTCTCGACGCTGGCGGCCTTCGCGATCGTCTCACTCGTCCGCGACGGCGGGCAGGAGGCCACCCACCTGTCGCAGTGGGCCGGCCTGGGTCGGCGCTCGCCGGTGGTGGCCGGGGCGTTCGCGCTGCTGCTGCTCGCCTTCGCCGGGATCCCGCTCACCTCCGGGTTCGCCGGCAAGTTCGCGGTGTTCTCCGCGGCCATTTCGGCCGGGGCCACCCCGTTGGTCGTCGTCGGCGTCATCTCGAGCGCGATCGCGGCCTTCTTCTACGCCCGGGTGATCGTCCTCATGTTCTTCTCGGCGCCCGTGGCCGACGGGCCGCGCGTGGTCGTCCCCAGCGCCTTGACCACCATTTCGGTGGCCCTGGGCGTTGCGGTTACCGTTGTCCTTGGTCTCGCCCCGCAACCGGTGCTCGACCTGGCCAACAACGCCGCTTACCTGGTTCGCTGA
- the nuoI gene encoding NADH-quinone oxidoreductase subunit NuoI: MPRTTDALMGFWVTFSTMFKKPNTEYYPEEVKGKEGGPPIAERFHGRHQLNRHPDGLEKCIGCELCAWACPADAIYVEGANNEDADNERFSPGERYGRVYQINYLRCIFCGLCIEACPTRALTMTHEFELADNNRAALIYTKEELLAPLMPGMVEAPHPMYPGMNETDYYLGKVTEADPILLRGTEEGR; this comes from the coding sequence ATGCCTAGGACCACCGATGCGCTGATGGGCTTCTGGGTCACTTTCTCGACCATGTTCAAGAAGCCCAACACCGAGTACTACCCGGAAGAGGTGAAGGGCAAGGAGGGCGGCCCGCCGATCGCGGAGCGCTTCCACGGCCGCCACCAGCTCAACCGACACCCGGACGGGTTGGAGAAGTGCATCGGCTGCGAGCTGTGCGCGTGGGCCTGCCCGGCTGACGCCATCTACGTCGAGGGCGCGAACAACGAGGACGCCGACAACGAGCGCTTCTCCCCGGGGGAGCGGTACGGCCGCGTGTACCAGATCAACTATCTGCGCTGCATCTTCTGCGGGTTGTGCATCGAGGCCTGCCCGACCCGGGCGTTGACGATGACCCACGAGTTCGAGCTGGCCGACAACAACCGGGCTGCGTTGATCTACACCAAGGAGGAGCTGCTGGCTCCGCTGATGCCCGGCATGGTTGAGGCTCCACACCCGATGTACCCGGGGATGAACGAGACCGACTACTACCTCGGCAAGGTCACCGAGGCCGACCCGATTCTGCTTCGTGGCACGGAGGAGGGTCGATGA
- a CDS encoding NADH-quinone oxidoreductase subunit J, with product MSHTPIGEAVLFWILAPISVLAALGMVGVKKAVHSALLLATVMLCLAMFFAVQSAPFLAVVQVVVYTGAIMMLFLFVLMVVGVDSADSLVETLRGQRFAAVAAGVGFGILVLAGFGNAAVKGFTGLGAANAGGNVQGIAALLFTRYVFAFEMTGGLLITAALGAMVLTHRERIGKRRTQQELSILRFKAGGIVTPMPPPGVYARHNAVDTPALLPDGTPSELSISATLRARGNIRTIESAELGLRTSPTEIQPAPAAAGKGANGADA from the coding sequence ATGAGTCACACCCCGATCGGTGAGGCGGTCCTGTTCTGGATCCTCGCCCCGATCTCGGTCCTCGCGGCCCTGGGCATGGTCGGCGTCAAGAAGGCCGTGCACTCGGCGCTGCTGCTGGCGACGGTCATGCTCTGCCTGGCGATGTTCTTCGCAGTGCAGTCCGCGCCGTTCCTGGCTGTCGTGCAGGTGGTCGTCTACACCGGTGCGATCATGATGCTGTTCCTGTTCGTGCTCATGGTCGTCGGCGTCGACTCCGCCGACTCGCTGGTGGAGACCCTGCGCGGACAGCGGTTCGCGGCGGTGGCGGCCGGGGTCGGCTTCGGGATCCTGGTGCTGGCCGGCTTCGGGAACGCCGCGGTCAAGGGCTTCACCGGGCTCGGCGCGGCGAACGCGGGCGGGAACGTGCAGGGCATCGCGGCGCTGCTGTTCACCCGCTACGTCTTCGCGTTCGAGATGACCGGCGGTCTGCTGATCACCGCCGCGCTCGGCGCGATGGTGCTCACCCACCGGGAACGGATCGGCAAGCGGCGCACCCAGCAGGAGCTGTCGATCCTGCGCTTCAAGGCCGGAGGCATCGTCACCCCGATGCCGCCGCCCGGTGTCTACGCCCGGCACAACGCCGTCGACACCCCGGCGCTGCTACCGGACGGAACGCCGTCGGAGCTGTCGATCTCGGCCACGCTGCGGGCGCGCGGCAATATCCGGACCATCGAGTCCGCGGAGCTGGGCCTGCGTACCTCGCCGACGGAGATCCAGCCGGCGCCGGCTGCCGCGGGCAAGGGCGCGAACGGAGCCGACGCGTGA
- the nuoL gene encoding NADH-quinone oxidoreductase subunit L: MVSASAQQGRQSVIEASGIFSATWLMIAIPLFSAAILLCCGKRTDKWGHLLGCAAVIAPCLIAIGEFLKMRDRETHSRLIQQHLYDWLSTGKMHVEVGFQVDQLSICFVLLITFVGSLIHIYSVGYMAHDPRRRRFFGYLNLFVAAMLLLVLANSYLLLFVGWEGVGLASYLLIGFWQHVPEYATAATKAFIMNRVGDIGLLVAMFLMFDNYGSFGFTEVFGQVSNSGKGVLAALGLMLLLGAVGKSAQFPLQAWLLDAMAGPTPVSALIHAATMVTAGVYLIVRSAPIYNLSYDARLVVAIVGAITLLLGALIGTAKDDIKKALAASTMSQIGYMILAAGLGPAGYAFAIFHLLTHGFFKAGLFLSAGSVMHGMHDNTDMRRYGALSKYMPITYACFGMGYLAIIGVPPFAGFWSKDKIVEAAFNQNVVLGLCALLGAGITAFYMSRVMFMTFFGQKRWDEDVHPHESPLVMTAPITVLAAGAGLGGVLLINNGIVKWLEPVVGHEEKKEFMPVGVSLAVTLAAVAVGLAIAFVMYLQRPVARTAPAGGLVVSAVRRDMYQDAINEVLFMRPGQWTTRFLVWAENRGLDGIVNGLAAVLGGSAGRVRRLQAGFVRSYALTMFGGAAALIIAVLLVRL, encoded by the coding sequence ATGGTGTCGGCGAGTGCCCAGCAGGGCCGACAGTCCGTGATCGAGGCGTCCGGGATCTTCTCGGCCACCTGGTTGATGATCGCGATCCCGTTGTTCAGCGCCGCGATCCTGCTGTGCTGCGGCAAGCGCACCGACAAGTGGGGTCACCTGCTCGGTTGCGCCGCCGTCATCGCCCCGTGCCTGATCGCGATCGGTGAGTTCCTCAAGATGCGCGACCGGGAGACCCACTCGCGCCTGATCCAGCAGCACCTCTACGACTGGCTGTCCACCGGCAAGATGCATGTGGAGGTCGGCTTCCAGGTCGACCAGTTGTCGATCTGCTTCGTCCTGCTGATCACCTTCGTGGGCTCGCTGATCCACATCTACTCCGTCGGGTACATGGCCCACGACCCGCGGCGCCGGCGGTTCTTCGGCTACCTGAACCTGTTCGTCGCGGCGATGCTGCTGCTGGTCCTGGCGAACTCGTACCTGCTGCTGTTCGTCGGCTGGGAGGGCGTGGGCCTGGCCTCGTACCTGCTCATCGGCTTCTGGCAGCACGTGCCGGAGTACGCGACCGCCGCCACGAAGGCGTTCATCATGAACCGGGTCGGTGACATCGGCCTGCTCGTGGCGATGTTCCTGATGTTCGACAACTACGGGTCGTTCGGCTTCACCGAGGTGTTCGGCCAGGTGTCGAACTCCGGCAAGGGCGTACTGGCCGCGCTCGGCCTGATGCTGTTGCTCGGCGCGGTCGGCAAATCGGCGCAGTTCCCGTTGCAGGCCTGGCTGCTGGACGCCATGGCCGGTCCCACCCCGGTGTCCGCGCTGATCCACGCGGCGACGATGGTCACCGCCGGCGTCTACCTCATCGTCCGCTCGGCGCCGATCTACAACTTGTCCTACGACGCCCGGTTGGTCGTCGCGATAGTCGGCGCGATCACGCTGCTGCTCGGCGCGCTGATCGGCACCGCGAAGGACGACATCAAGAAGGCGCTGGCCGCCTCGACGATGAGTCAGATCGGCTACATGATCCTGGCCGCGGGACTCGGCCCGGCCGGCTACGCCTTCGCGATCTTCCACCTGCTGACCCACGGCTTCTTCAAGGCCGGGCTGTTCCTCTCGGCCGGGTCGGTCATGCACGGCATGCACGACAACACCGACATGCGCCGCTACGGCGCACTGTCGAAGTACATGCCGATCACCTACGCCTGTTTCGGCATGGGTTATCTGGCGATCATCGGCGTCCCGCCGTTCGCGGGGTTCTGGTCCAAGGACAAGATCGTCGAGGCGGCGTTCAACCAGAACGTCGTCCTCGGCCTGTGCGCGCTGCTCGGCGCGGGCATCACGGCGTTCTACATGAGCCGGGTCATGTTCATGACGTTCTTCGGCCAGAAGCGCTGGGACGAGGACGTGCACCCGCACGAGTCGCCGTTGGTGATGACCGCCCCGATCACGGTCCTGGCCGCGGGAGCCGGCCTCGGCGGCGTGCTGCTGATCAACAACGGCATCGTGAAGTGGCTCGAGCCGGTGGTCGGGCACGAGGAGAAGAAGGAATTCATGCCGGTCGGCGTGAGCCTCGCGGTCACCCTCGCCGCCGTCGCCGTCGGTCTGGCCATCGCGTTCGTGATGTACCTGCAGCGGCCGGTGGCCCGCACGGCCCCGGCCGGTGGTCTGGTCGTTTCCGCGGTCCGCCGCGACATGTACCAGGACGCGATCAACGAGGTCCTGTTCATGCGCCCCGGTCAGTGGACCACGCGGTTCCTGGTGTGGGCCGAGAACCGCGGCCTCGACGGCATCGTCAACGGGCTCGCGGCGGTGCTCGGCGGCTCGGCCGGCCGGGTCCGCAGGCTGCAGGCCGGCTTCGTCCGCTCCTACGCGCTCACGATGTTCGGCGGCGCGGCCGCTCTCATAATCGCTGTTCTTCTGGTCAGGCTGTAG